Below is a genomic region from Erigeron canadensis isolate Cc75 chromosome 7, C_canadensis_v1, whole genome shotgun sequence.
catactcGGACGCTTTTGGTTGTAGCTTTTGTAAAAGAAAAGCTGTAGCTGGAGAAAGGCCAAAAAGACACAAAAATAGATACTAATAAGAATGTTGGAAAAAAGCCTCAGCCTTAAGCTACAATTACGactacttttgccaaacatactcATGATGTGTATATAGGGGAAAGCGAAAGACCAAATAAGAAGGCCTGTATCTTTGAGAAGGCTTtgaactatatacatatatatctatgtacACTCCCACATTCATACACGTAAGGGttagttatttttaaataagCCTTATGGAAATACACATAGGAAAGAATGAGAAGCTGATGTGTGAAAGTTGTGCATAAAAAGACATTCTTTTGATGCATAGACTGCTTTCCTTTCTCGTTAATCTTTGGGTCTTTTTAGCGGATCTTGTCCACAACTTCATATATTGATTTATGGGTGTATATTGTGGTGTATGCATAACTTAATTTTGGAATGATTTCTTTTTCAGATTATGAAAACTTTTACCCCAAGGAAAAGAAGGAAACACCAAAAGCGGATGACCAGAAAGCTGAATCAAAAGGTTGGGTGGTTACTTTTTTGGAGTATGGCTGCTACTTATGGCGAAGTTTTACTCTTGCGTGTGTGAaaagttacaaacttaaaaCTACTTTGGTGTTATGAGCTAGGTGTAGTTAGAGGTTCTTTGGGATCTTGCATATTTTAAGTGTTTATGATATGTTTGGATACATGTTCCATTTAAAAAATTGGGTAAGCTGCTTGTGATAAGTAATTATGAAGTAGTAGAAGCACTTTTGAAGCCACGAGTACATAAAGATATGAAAGTTCCTAACATGCCCTCATTTTGGCTGTTTACGTCAGTTTTGTTCAGTGGTAAACGTGCATAACTGTTATATGTCTTGCTTGAGTATGTCGCAGAGTGCTCGAGGTAGGCTAGTATTAGTATCATTAGGTATATAAATATGCTTACTGGAAATATCCCACGTGTGTCTAGTTTGAACTTCTTGTGGATGTGATCTATGTATTACAATAAAAACTGTGTTTCCATATTTGAGTGAAGTTTTGATATTTGAACTACTTTTAGGTTGATTGATGCAAAATGTTAAATGCACTGTCTTTTGGGATAAATATCAAATTGGACAAGCAGTTTAGCTATGGCACAATCTAATCTTGTATTGTTTTCATAGTAATGACGAATTAGTGACATGTTTGGAGTTCACACACTAATTAATTTGTGCTATGTGTAGAAGAATCGAATTCAGAAGATGATGGGGGTTTCTTTCCAAAACAATTCCAATTCCAAATACCGATTCCACTAATAGTGATTGGATTGTTACTCTTTTCATCGCTATCTTTTGGTCCCCGTGAACAGAAGCAGGTTAGCAAGTTATTTATGGTTATGAACTTATGTAGAGATTTAATACGCCTTTTTATAAAATTGTCGCATACATTTTGTATAGGAGTACTGCGGATTGCCTGATGTTACTGTTCTTTTTTCATTTGCTTTCTGAAATTTGCAGATTAGTTTTCAGGAGTTCAAAAATAAGCTTTTGGAACCAGGCTTGGTGGATCATATAGTTATATCGAACAAATCAGTCGCAAAAGTATACGTCCGAAACACACCACGCAATCAATCAACTGATGGCTCTGCTGAAGGGACTTCAATTGATTCACCTACAAAAGTGAATACCAGCCGGTATAAATACTACTTTAATATTGGAAGCGTTGAATCTTTTGAAGAAAAATTAGAAGAAGCACAGGAAGCACTTGGGATAGATTCTCATGATCACATTCCTGTCACATATGCTTCTGAAATGGTTTGGTATCAAGAAATTATGCGATTTGCTCCAACACTTTTGTTACTTGGTTCCCTTTGGTACATGAGTCGGAGAATGCAAGGTGGTTTAGGtgttggaggtggtggtgggaaAGGTGCCCGTGGAATATTTAACATTGGAAAAGCCCATATTAATAAAGTCGATAAGAATGCAAAAAATAAGGTACGCCTTTCATTACTGTCTAATATAAATTATCCTTTTTTTGTCGTTAATCTGTTGCTTCCACAAGGCTTAGTACTACAATTTAGGGGTGTTTGGATATGTGTTTTTAAATAGATTATTATGGTTTGTGGTTGCAACGTTCAGTTTTTTGTTTTGGAATAAATAGACTGCTTCTGGTTGTATGATTATATAGGTTTCAGAGAATCGATATTGGATAATGGTTTCTTACCAACTTCAACAAAACTGTTAGTAAAAAGAAGAATAAAAGCGTATCTGCTTTTTCTACAACAATGTTCCTATGGTCACTTTTTAGGAAAAAGGCTTTCgttgaaaatattcttatgGTCCTTTTTACTAATTAATTTTAATCAGAGTTAAACATTCATGCAGGTAACTATCTGATTATTGCAAGTTAATTTGTACAACAATAAATAACAAGAATGGACCCAAACATTCAGTTTTACACTTTGTTCTGTTATTGATTATTATCTGATGCTGATATCTTAAGATGACTTGACAGCAAAATGATCCCTTAGTCTCTTAAGATActccaaataaataataacttgTTCGTCTTTCAATGCTATATTTAGGTCTTTTTCAATGATGTCGCGGGCTGTGATGAAGCAAAACAAGAGATCATGGAGTTTGTGCACTTTCTCAAGAATCCAAAGAAATACGAGGAATTGGGAGCCAAAATCCCGAAAGGTGCTCTATTGGTTGGGCCACCAGGCACAGGCAAAACCCTATTAGCTAAAGCAACTGCAGGGGAATCTGGTGTGCCATTTCTCTCGATTTCTGGATCAGATTTTATGGAAATGTTTGTTGGTGTGGGTCCTTCGAGGGTTAGAAACTTGTTCCAAGAGGCTAGACAGTGTGCACCTAGTATAATATTCATTGATGAGATCGATGCAATAGGTCGTGCCAGGGGACGTGGAGGGTTTTCGGGTGGTAATGATGAGAGGGAAAGTACACTTAACCAACTGCTTGTCGAAATGGATGGGTTTGGGACTACTGCTGGTGTGGTTGTTCTTGCAGGGACTAATCGTCCTGATATTTTAGATAAAGCTCTTTTAAGGCCTGGAAGATTTGATAGACAAATTAGCATTGACAAACCTGATATCAAAGGCCGAGAACAGATATTTCAAATCTATttgaaaaagctcaagcttgaTAATGAACCATCTTATTTCTCTGAGAGACTTGCTGCCCTAACTCCAGGATTTGCTGGAGCTGATATAGCAAATGTTTGCAATGAAGCAGCTTTGATTGCTGCTAGACGTGAGCAGACTAAGATAACCATGGACCATTTTGATGGAGCCATCGATAGGATCATTGGTGGGCTCGAGAAGAAGAACAAGGTAAGATGAAGTATTAGTTATAACAAAATTAGTTCAAATATGTCTAATGCTTAATCAGATTaggcaattttgacccatttgtttATAAACCAGTCAATTTGAGTCCTGTTCGATATCAAACGGGTTGAATGGGTTGGGCATCGTTTAACATGATGTATTGCCCAACTTGTAATTTACTGCATGTAACCTGCCAACTCTACCCTTCTGCTACCTCTACTGATACTCTTGTTGAGACAGGTGATTAGCAAGCTTGAACGGCGAACTGTAGCTTATCATGAAGCGGGACATGCGGTTGTGGGGTGGTTTTTGGAACACGCGGAACCTTTGTTGAAAGTCACCATTGTTCCTCGTGGTACAGCAGCACTTGGGTTTGCTCAATATGTACCAAGTGAGAATCTACTCATGACTAAGGAACAGCTTTTTGACATGACATGCATGACGCTTGGTGGCCGTGCTGCTGAGCAGGTAATGTTTTTTACACTTTCTCGACTTAAATGATGTAATGTTTCCGGGGTCCCATGAAAATTTGTTTAATTGGTTCATACATTAGGTTTTACTATTAAGCAGTTCTCAAATTATTCATCGACTAAATGTCATGTATTAAGATGACTATTATGGGAGTGTTTAGATATACAAATATGAAACTGGTATCTGATTATTGCTATCTGGAGCTACGGTATTGAGTTTTCAGCATTCTGATCGATTAGTTTTGTTTATAGTTATCTGCTTACCTCAGTTTTTTATTGTAAATAGTTTCTTAACAGCGACGGAGTAAGTAAAAAAAACTGAAGTACTTATTTACCCTCCATTTCTGATTAATTTTTCATGATTAGTATATAGAAAAGATGATTGTTGCTTTGTTGATAGTATAGATTAATATCTTAGTAGAACTTATTACCAATAATTCATATAATATGATATTGTATTTGATAGAAAATCAACTGTCATGTTTCACTTCACATACATACTTATTATAGTAGCAAAGAATAGTTtcttttttggtcattttatttATTGGTTAAACAATTAGAAACAAACACTAAAAGCACTGGTAAACTGGTTAGTGCAACTTCGTAGTAGAAGCACACGCGAACACTGTGTTGTGCGTATTATCGATGATTATTTTAgatatacattaattatttaatgtCACATGATCAGATTTAAAACGCATAGCTTCAAACTTGTAGACATCTAAAAATGTAGTGGCTACTGTTTTGATGGGATAGGCAAATGTCATGTTgcatattttttgtattttgaacCGTTTGTGCCGGTGGTTATGAATATATCTTGATTTCAGGTTCTCATAGGGAGGATTTCAACTGGAGCACAAAATGACTTGGAGAAAGTAACAAAAATGACATACGCTCAAGTTGCCGTATACGGATTTAGTGAGAAGGTAGGTCTCCTCTCCTTTCCTCAAAGGGATGACGGGATGGAGATGACCAAACCATACAGCAGCAAAACTGGTGCAATCATCGACACTGAAGTTAGAGAATGGGTTAACAAGGCATATCAACGCACGGTCTCGCTTGTGGAAGAGCACAAAGAGAAACTTTCTCAAATCGCCGAACTTCTGCTCCAAAAAGAAGTCCTCCATCAAGACGATTTGCTAAAAGTATTGGGTGAACGCCCATTTAAAGCACCTGAAATGACTAATTATGACAGATTTAGGCACGGGTTCGGAGATGAAGATGCAAAAGCTGACCAGACCGAAGAGGGTGGGACCACCCTAGACAACCAGTCTCCACCACCACTTGAGCCTGATGTAGTCCCTGCATAGGAGCTTTTTCCAGAAAAGATGTATGGAGACTTTTAGTGACAAAGAAGTTCATCCCTCCCTATTTGGATTTGTATCGAGAAAGATTTAAGTGGCGGAGTGAAGCAATGATCTGTCTTCAAGCTGTATTGGTGACACATTTAGCTTTGCTTGTTGGCTAATTGTATAAGCAAGTGCCAGTGaatgatgatgatacaaaaAGAACACGATGTAAAAATCCTGTGATGCATTTTCATTCTTTTAGAGTTTTTCGCTCTTTGGACATTATGAACATAAGTTTGTACTGGTTCTGGTCCTGAAACATtgttaattatgtattagaCGCATAATGCCAACACTTGCATAAAAATTTCTTCAACTGTTTTTCCAGGCTCGTGATATATGGTTTACGATTTGTAAGGTTTGTTTGCCGCATGATAGACTCAATCCAGACCAATATAGATTTTTCCTTGATAAACTGTTGGAAACCACTAAACCTACCACAGTGCCTATCAATCTGGACAACCAAACATCATGAACCACCATTGACTATAGCAGGTTAAGCATCATAAGCCGCAAATAATCGAAATAAACTATTTTATGATGCCGGAAATAAGGGTTCCTTCCAAACAACCCTTTACCAAATATGGTTCATATGTTGTAACTTGTATATAACATGATTGTATAACATGTTtaagcacttttttttttacatagtTTGCTATTAGCTAGTTCCACATACACACGGGAATGTCGTGTGTATGAATTAGTATGGTATTCTGCTGTACTACTTGTAATAATTGTTTTCAGGtgatttataaaagtttaaatcCCCCAATATCCAAATTTCTTTATGTTTGAGATTTCATATAGATTTcatataaagctttattttcatCCTATAATATCATGTTGTgtaaaataatacatttatatatcaCGTCATGTAGTTCGCCACTGGAGGAGATATTTCGGGCGGAAAAGGGGGAACCCGGTGTCGCCTCAGCCGGGTCGCCTTCTATTGGGTGCCACTCCCATGAGTCTAAACAATCCCAAGTATTTAACTATGTAATATTCTCATCTTTTAAAGAAATGATAAAGAGACTTAattaaataacattaataattaagagACCTAAATatcaaactaataatataaatatgctACCTATATTATAATGAGAAGAACAAATATACTACAATCTCCCATTGCCAATCacttgtataaatataaaatttcctCCTCTCAAAATCTGGGTAGTTGATGCATACTTGTTAACCCCTATTATAATACCTTCTATTTTTCGATCACTCACTAAAATCTTATATTGATTATTCTTTTTTCGAGTGGCTATATTGATTTCTCTTTAATTAAGAAACTAAAACCAATTCGATAAAAGGGTatatttgtcaattttttccGTCGTCGCTATCTATCAAAACCCTTAACCCTTTATACAACCAAACACCAGAAACCAGGCTCGAATTATCTTTTGAAAAAAAGAGGGCTATTTTTTCGGAAACCCTACTATATAATTTATTCAGGATTCTTGAATTCAATGGCGAAAAGAGAATTATCAAGCACATTAAAGAACTTAAAGGTATAATTATATACTCacaatcttattttttttacttatatatctATTTTGCTGCtgctatacatatataaatttgtatatattgtatgtatatgtatatgatagTTTATGCAAAGGGGAGCTACTAACAAagaggaaaaaaacaaaaagaaacaagatgaagaagatgTCTTATTACCTGATGGAAATTTCCCATCTTTTGTTAAATCCAAAAAatggtacttttttttttttaacttatttattttacttttatatctgGGATTGGgcaattttgttttgtttttatatttatgcatGCTTTACTTGTTTATTTATGCTACAAAAGTAATACCCACTTATGGATTTTAGGATATAAATTTTAGGATATAGGATAGTTATCCGAGGTTCGAGAACCTAACAAGGCGAACATGTTGTGGGGGTGGCTAAGGAAAAGGTTTGGATTTTTTAGGGGATATCCTGGTTAGGCTGCGTACATTTGAGTTAGTGAACCCCTCTTTGCAGAAACTTCTTCGTTTTCCAAAGTTGATGCCAAGCTGTGAACTTTTTGTAAATAGGCGAAAGAGAAAGCTAGGATATTAGCTGCATTGAATTCATAAGATGAGCAAGTGACCCTTATTTATATCGACTGTATTGTAATGTTTAATAAGCGTAAAGAATTCGGGCTGTAAGAAAGGTGTATGTTTTAGTGTGTGTGCATATAATGAATATCTGATTTCGGTTGCTTTGTATGAAGTAAAACTGTAAAAGTTTGGCTTTGACTGAAACCTTTGTTTTTCTGTTACAAAAGGACTAAAATTGTTAATAATatcatcatttcatttcttgAGAACATTGTCTTGCTCTTTGTGATTGGATAATATATGAATTATGTTTAATATCGGAAGTTGAAGTATTTAATAGACTTAGGTTTAAAAACATCGGATCAGCGAAATTGGTTTTTCACGTGATTGGGAATGTAAGTGCACTAGGTTTGTATGATATGTAAAGTTCTGTTTCACATAGGCACATTTTAAGCAATAAGCTAGAACAATTTGTCAAACTTGTGTTTATTTCACTGGCAAATAATGTTGTATGCGTTTTCTTCTTTTGGAGTATAATTCCATATATTAGGAAGCTACTAGGGTAATTTCAATTGTATTCATTTGTCTAGATGATTTCATCCTGGAGGCGAAGTTTCTCTAAATTATAATAGGGAATTTCGTTAGGAAATTGACGTATACGA
It encodes:
- the LOC122606491 gene encoding ATP-dependent zinc metalloprotease FTSH 3, mitochondrial-like isoform X2 — encoded protein: MMLSRLGRSISRSSSRSRNVLIGGRSQILTDSCSSVYNDSQNVIGNGDKLGFLKRYLSSFSAANNNNNDNILGSNPKVVSDLKYLLANPSFRRFFSSESPKKKNYENFYPKEKKETPKADDQKAESKESNSEDDGGFFPKQFQFQIPIPLIVIGLLLFSSLSFGPREQKQISFQEFKNKLLEPGLVDHIVISNKSVAKVYVRNTPRNQSTDGSAEGTSIDSPTKVNTSRYKYYFNIGSVESFEEKLEEAQEALGIDSHDHIPVTYASEMVWYQEIMRFAPTLLLLGSLWYMSRRMQGGLGVGGGGGKGARGIFNIGKAHINKVDKNAKNKVFFNDVAGCDEAKQEIMEFVHFLKNPKKYEELGAKIPKGALLVGPPGTGKTLLAKATAGESGVPFLSISGSDFMEMFVGVGPSRVRNLFQEARQCAPSIIFIDEIDAIGRARGRGGFSGGNDERESTLNQLLVEMDGFGTTAGVVVLAGTNRPDILDKALLRPGRFDRQISIDKPDIKGREQIFQIYLKKLKLDNEPSYFSERLAALTPGFAGADIANVCNEAALIAARREQTKITMDHFDGAIDRIIGGLEKKNKVISKLERRTVAYHEAGHAVVGWFLEHAEPLLKVTIVPRGTAALGFAQYVPSENLLMTKEQLFDMTCMTLGGRAAEQVLIGRISTGAQNDLEKVTKMTYAQVAVYGFSEKVGLLSFPQRDDGMEMTKPYSSKTGAIIDTEVREWVNKAYQRTVSLVEEHKEKLSQIAELLLQKEVLHQDDLLKVLGERPFKAPEMTNYDRFRHGFGDEDAKADQTEEGGTTLDNQSPPPLEPDVVPA
- the LOC122606491 gene encoding ATP-dependent zinc metalloprotease FTSH 3, mitochondrial-like isoform X1, whose product is MMLSRLGRSISRSSSRSRNVLIGGRSQILTDSCSSVYNDSQNVIGNGDKLGFLKRYLSSFSAANNNNNDNILGSNPKVVSDLKYLLANPSFRRFFSSESPKKKNYENFYPKEKKETPKADDQKAESKEESNSEDDGGFFPKQFQFQIPIPLIVIGLLLFSSLSFGPREQKQISFQEFKNKLLEPGLVDHIVISNKSVAKVYVRNTPRNQSTDGSAEGTSIDSPTKVNTSRYKYYFNIGSVESFEEKLEEAQEALGIDSHDHIPVTYASEMVWYQEIMRFAPTLLLLGSLWYMSRRMQGGLGVGGGGGKGARGIFNIGKAHINKVDKNAKNKVFFNDVAGCDEAKQEIMEFVHFLKNPKKYEELGAKIPKGALLVGPPGTGKTLLAKATAGESGVPFLSISGSDFMEMFVGVGPSRVRNLFQEARQCAPSIIFIDEIDAIGRARGRGGFSGGNDERESTLNQLLVEMDGFGTTAGVVVLAGTNRPDILDKALLRPGRFDRQISIDKPDIKGREQIFQIYLKKLKLDNEPSYFSERLAALTPGFAGADIANVCNEAALIAARREQTKITMDHFDGAIDRIIGGLEKKNKVISKLERRTVAYHEAGHAVVGWFLEHAEPLLKVTIVPRGTAALGFAQYVPSENLLMTKEQLFDMTCMTLGGRAAEQVLIGRISTGAQNDLEKVTKMTYAQVAVYGFSEKVGLLSFPQRDDGMEMTKPYSSKTGAIIDTEVREWVNKAYQRTVSLVEEHKEKLSQIAELLLQKEVLHQDDLLKVLGERPFKAPEMTNYDRFRHGFGDEDAKADQTEEGGTTLDNQSPPPLEPDVVPA